One stretch of Deltaproteobacteria bacterium DNA includes these proteins:
- a CDS encoding RDD family protein, giving the protein MSLHWEEQREFFRDARRARYLARLVGKAADLIAAMSLWHIPGAAGVFAALFYILMCDGFPGGRSLGKGLTGLKVVRIDRDGMDFTASLMRNLPVAAPFLLYLFPVIGPFLAYTVGIAILLIETYLGFYDPDGQRAGDTFAETLVVEYRQGSDGVPLSDRRS; this is encoded by the coding sequence GGGCGCGTTACCTGGCGCGGCTCGTCGGGAAGGCGGCCGACCTGATCGCCGCGATGTCCCTCTGGCACATCCCCGGCGCCGCGGGGGTGTTCGCCGCCCTCTTCTACATCCTGATGTGCGACGGCTTCCCGGGCGGGCGCAGCCTGGGGAAGGGACTCACCGGCCTCAAGGTGGTGCGGATCGACCGGGACGGGATGGATTTCACGGCGTCGCTGATGCGCAACCTCCCCGTCGCCGCGCCCTTCCTCCTCTACCTCTTCCCCGTGATCGGCCCGTTCCTCGCCTACACCGTCGGAATCGCGATCCTGCTGATCGAGACGTACCTCGGGTTCTACGACCCCGATGGGCAAAGGGCGGGCGACACCTTCGCCGAGACGCTCGTCGTGGAGTACCGGCAGGGGTCCGATGGCGTCCCTCTATCTGATCGACGGTCATAA
- a CDS encoding sigma-70 family RNA polymerase sigma factor, protein MNEREKGGVPDDALIRTTLAGDDGAFGELVERYKGRAFAVAVGIVGDGDDARDVVQDSFIKAYYKLKEFRFGSNFYTWFYRILVNQAIDRWRKSARSAEVPFDESWLSGDVSPSDAFAYPRTPEALARDRELGDALQSAVDSLPEYHRAVIVLREVDGMAYDEIAKVLGCSIGTVMSRLHYARGKLKETLKSHREG, encoded by the coding sequence ATGAACGAGAGGGAGAAGGGCGGCGTTCCCGACGACGCGCTGATCCGGACGACCCTCGCGGGTGACGACGGGGCGTTCGGCGAGCTCGTCGAACGGTACAAGGGACGGGCGTTCGCCGTGGCGGTCGGGATCGTGGGCGACGGGGACGACGCGCGGGACGTCGTCCAGGACTCCTTCATCAAGGCGTACTACAAGTTGAAGGAGTTCCGGTTCGGCTCGAACTTCTACACCTGGTTCTACCGCATCCTCGTGAACCAGGCGATCGACCGGTGGCGGAAGTCGGCGCGGTCGGCGGAGGTGCCCTTTGACGAGAGCTGGCTTTCCGGGGATGTCTCGCCGTCCGACGCCTTCGCGTACCCGCGGACCCCTGAGGCGCTGGCCCGGGACCGGGAGCTGGGGGACGCCCTCCAGAGTGCCGTCGACTCCCTGCCGGAGTATCACCGGGCGGTGATCGTCCTTCGGGAGGTGGACGGGATGGCGTACGACGAGATCGCCAAGGTCCTCGGCTGTTCGATCGGAACGGTGATGTCCCGGCTGCACTACGCGCGCGGGAAACTGAAAGAGACGCTGAAGTCGCACAGGGAAGGGTAG
- the polA gene encoding DNA polymerase I has translation MASLYLIDGHNVLYRTFFGVPRLTAPDGTPTNVVLGVARILLKILREERPDSVVAVFDSREPTPRHALYPEYKANRLKTPEDLSSQIPVVDEMIDALGVRRLSVAGAEADDIIGTLSRRAEERGMDVVIISSDKDMYQLVSPRVKVRDGLKEHTVGEAQVEEVFGVPPAKVPDLLALAGDPSDNIPGVPGIGEKTASELIRDFGSLDAVLAHPERLKGARREKIEKGADAARLALRLVTIDRDIPIREDWSEFTPRGIDASRVVPLFRRLGFRKLLEELDLGKETPPERKGDAPGNVAWKRAGSVEAFLHALGPGNVASAGLAYDGDRETVAGIAVEGKGIHLLPADASAGAARALSARGATVYLHDGKALYRRDAGAGEDPRLFDTQVAGYLLEPEEGTPSFPKLRARYLPASLAAAEGESPEGRASERAAATLALGKLLEERLAEAALLDVFRRIDMPLLPVLHRIEEKGIRIDPGIFAELSEGLARDISAIERKVAAAAGTDFNINSPKQLAFLLFEKLGLPPVKKTKTGYSTDVEVLERLKDLHEIPSLVLEYRTVAKIRSTYVDVLPGRIDPRDGRIHTTLSQTQAATGRLSSSDPNLQNIPIRTELGRRIRGGFVPEKGNLFVGADYSQVELRLLAHLSGDAELIRRFRQGDDIHTATAAGVFGVDPSAVTPELRRRAKVINFGILYGMSPFGLSRELGIGGKEAKTYIEHYFDRYPGVKEYIDGLKIKARKDGYVLTIMGRRRTLKDIDSRNKVLREAAERMAINTPIQGSAADLIKMAMIRVDREFREAGMEARLILQVHDELIVEAPEREAAESERILKEAMEGVAKLSVPLTVSVSRGKNWGEIH, from the coding sequence ATGGCGTCCCTCTATCTGATCGACGGTCATAACGTCCTCTACCGGACCTTCTTCGGCGTCCCGCGCCTCACGGCGCCGGACGGCACGCCCACCAATGTCGTCCTCGGGGTGGCCCGGATCCTCCTGAAGATCCTGAGGGAAGAACGCCCCGACTCCGTCGTCGCCGTCTTCGACTCGCGGGAGCCGACCCCGCGCCATGCGCTCTACCCCGAATACAAGGCGAACCGCCTGAAGACCCCCGAGGACCTTTCCTCCCAGATCCCGGTGGTGGACGAGATGATCGACGCCCTCGGGGTGCGTCGCCTGTCCGTCGCCGGCGCCGAGGCGGACGACATCATCGGGACCCTGTCGCGCCGCGCGGAGGAGCGGGGGATGGATGTCGTCATCATCTCCTCCGACAAGGACATGTACCAGCTCGTCTCGCCGCGCGTGAAGGTGCGCGACGGGTTGAAGGAGCACACCGTGGGGGAGGCACAGGTCGAGGAGGTCTTCGGCGTCCCTCCCGCGAAGGTGCCCGACCTCCTCGCGCTGGCGGGGGACCCGTCCGACAACATCCCCGGCGTTCCCGGGATCGGGGAGAAGACGGCGTCCGAACTGATCCGGGACTTCGGTTCCCTCGACGCGGTGCTCGCCCATCCCGAGCGGTTGAAAGGGGCCCGGAGGGAGAAGATAGAGAAGGGCGCCGATGCCGCGCGTCTCGCCTTGCGCCTGGTCACCATCGACCGGGACATCCCGATCCGGGAAGATTGGTCCGAGTTCACCCCTCGCGGGATCGACGCCTCCCGGGTAGTGCCTCTTTTCCGGCGCCTCGGTTTCCGGAAGCTTCTCGAGGAACTTGACCTCGGAAAGGAAACGCCCCCGGAGAGAAAAGGAGATGCCCCGGGGAACGTGGCGTGGAAACGTGCGGGTTCCGTCGAAGCGTTCCTCCACGCGCTGGGTCCCGGCAACGTTGCCTCGGCCGGGCTGGCGTACGACGGGGACAGGGAAACGGTGGCCGGGATCGCCGTCGAGGGGAAGGGCATCCACCTTCTCCCGGCGGACGCTTCGGCGGGCGCCGCGCGGGCTCTCTCCGCCCGCGGGGCCACCGTCTACCTCCATGACGGGAAGGCGCTCTACCGCCGGGACGCGGGGGCGGGAGAAGACCCGCGGCTCTTCGACACGCAGGTGGCGGGGTACCTGCTGGAGCCCGAGGAGGGGACTCCCTCCTTCCCGAAGCTGCGCGCGCGTTACCTGCCGGCGTCCCTCGCCGCGGCGGAAGGGGAGTCCCCGGAGGGACGGGCGTCCGAGCGGGCGGCCGCGACGCTCGCCCTGGGGAAGCTGCTCGAGGAGCGGCTCGCGGAGGCGGCCCTGCTCGATGTCTTCCGGAGGATCGACATGCCGCTCCTCCCCGTTCTTCACCGGATCGAGGAGAAGGGGATCCGGATCGATCCCGGGATCTTCGCGGAACTTTCCGAGGGGCTCGCCCGCGACATCTCCGCGATCGAGCGGAAGGTGGCGGCGGCCGCGGGGACCGATTTCAACATCAACTCCCCCAAGCAGCTGGCTTTCCTCCTTTTCGAAAAGCTGGGGCTTCCCCCCGTCAAGAAGACGAAGACGGGCTACTCCACGGACGTGGAAGTCCTGGAGCGGCTGAAAGACCTCCACGAGATCCCGTCGCTGGTGCTCGAATACCGAACCGTCGCGAAGATCCGCTCCACCTACGTCGACGTCCTGCCGGGGAGGATCGACCCACGGGACGGGCGGATCCACACGACGCTCTCCCAGACGCAGGCGGCCACCGGGCGGCTCTCCTCCTCCGATCCGAACCTCCAGAACATCCCGATCCGCACCGAACTCGGTCGTCGGATCCGGGGCGGGTTCGTCCCGGAGAAGGGGAACCTTTTCGTCGGGGCGGACTACTCCCAGGTGGAGCTGCGCCTGCTCGCGCACCTGTCCGGGGACGCGGAGCTGATCCGCCGGTTCCGGCAGGGGGACGACATCCATACCGCGACAGCGGCCGGCGTCTTCGGGGTCGACCCGTCCGCCGTCACCCCGGAGCTGCGGCGTCGGGCGAAGGTGATCAACTTCGGCATCCTCTACGGCATGAGCCCCTTCGGTCTGTCCCGCGAGCTGGGGATCGGCGGGAAGGAGGCGAAGACGTACATCGAACACTATTTCGACCGGTACCCTGGGGTAAAGGAATACATTGATGGATTGAAGATAAAAGCTCGAAAAGATGGATATGTTTTGACTATCATGGGGCGTCGTCGCACCCTCAAGGACATCGATTCCCGGAACAAGGTGCTGCGGGAGGCCGCGGAGCGGATGGCGATCAACACGCCGATCCAGGGGAGCGCCGCCGACCTGATCAAGATGGCGATGATCCGGGTCGACCGGGAGTTCCGCGAGGCCGGGATGGAAGCGCGGTTGATCCTCCAGGTGCACGACGAATTGATCGTCGAGGCTCCGGAGCGGGAGGCCGCCGAGTCGGAGCGGATCCTGAAGGAGGCGATGGAGGGGGTGGCGAAGCTGTCGGTTCCCCTGACCGTCTCGGTGAGCCGGGGGAAGAACTGGGGGGAAATCCACTGA